The Verrucomicrobium spinosum DSM 4136 = JCM 18804 DNA segment AGCGGAAAGAGGAGTGCGGCAAACATCAGAGTTCTCAGGAACGCGGGCAGGATCGAAAGCATTTTCGCCCATAGCTGCATTCCTGCGTCAACTCAAGACGGTCTCCGTTTTGCCAGACGCAAACCGAGTCATCGTCGCCAAAAGCTGAAAATTCCGCTTTTGTTTTGACAACCGACATGAAAAAGGCTGAAAATTCCGCCCATGGCAGAATTACCAGCCTTAAGCAAACGAGAGCGGGAGATCATGGACATCGTGTTCGCCCGCGGCAGTGTCACCGTATCTGACCTGCTCTCCGAAATGAGCGATCCGCCCACCCGGTCGGCCTTGCGGTCGCTGTTGACCATTTTGGAGGACAAAGGCCATCTGCAGCACGGCAAACAAGGACGCGAATTCACCTATCGGCCCACGATCGCCCGCCAGGAAGCGGGGCGGTCCGCTCTCAGCAGAGCCATCCACACTTTCTTCTCGGGCTCCTTGGGCAAGGCTCTGGCCGCTCACCTCTCAGATCCTGGCGCGAGCTACAGCGAGGAAGAGCTTCGCTCAATCTCAGAATTCATCGAGTCGAAGCGGAAAGAGCACACTCGTACGGCCTCTTCCCTCAGCACACAGACTCCTCCTTCACCCAAGTCAAAATCATGAATCTGATGCTCCTGAACCATTCCGACTTGGCCGCCCTGAGCCCGCTGCTTGTGACCTTCACCGTGCAGGTCACTCTGCTCTTTCTCGCGAGCGGATTGGCGCTTGGGACATTCGGTCAACGATGGTCAGCCTCAAACCGGCATGCGCTGCTGTTGGCTACCGCCTTGCTGGTGCCCCTTCTGATCCCTACATCGATGGCACTTCAGAATCAGGGCGTGAGTTGGACGATTCTGACGACTGAAGCAGAAGGTGCCACGAAATTGCCCGGCGCATCAGGTTCATGGAAACTGGCCTCGGCCCCCTCTCCGGAGGAACCCCAAGCCGAGCCTGGCTCTTTTACCCCGACAAGCCCCCCCTCGGGTGGAGCAGGAGACAGTGGACCCGCCCAAGAATGGGACACCACGCACTACTTAGTGGCGATCTGGGCGACCGGCCTGTTGGCAGGTGCTGCCTGGCTCATGCTAGGATTGTTGCAACTCGCGGGAGTGGCCCGTATGAGTCATCAGGCGAGCAGCCATCTGCAGGCTGCCCTGGATCGGCAACTCGCTCACTGGGCATGGGCACCTGGCTTCCAGGTAAAACTGCTGCGCGGCCGCCCCGGCGAGATCCCGATGACTTGGGGTGTCTTCCAGCACGTCATCACCCTGCCTCCGGAAGCGGACGGATGGCCCGCCTACGCTCTTCGCACTGTGCTTCGCCATGAACTCGGCCATGTGGCCAGGCGCGATTTCCTATGGCTCACTTGCGCACGGGTTTGCCTTCTGGCCTGCTGGTTCCATCCCCTGGCATGGTGGTTGTTGAAAGAACTCGCCCGAAGCGCTGAGCATGCCAGCGATGATCTGGCCACGGCATCGATTTCGGGGAGGGCTGCCTATGCCCGGAATCTTGTGCAAGTGGTGTCTCGCTGCCATACGCCCGGCCGATTTGGGTTGACCTCCCCTTTCCGCCTGGCACTCGCCATGGCGCGCTCGTCCGCACTGCGACGTCGGGTGGAAGCCCTGATGGAGCACCAGCGTGATCGCGCACCGTACCGCCGGGCACTTTTGAAATGGCAGGCCCCTGCATGCGCCCTCCTGGTTTTGGCACTGGGCAGCTTCACCGCGTGCAAGCAAGAGAATCGCGTGGAGACGGTGGAACCACCCGTTCCAGCCGCAGGCCTCGCCGGCAGCACAGACGATGGCGTGGATGCAAGTCCTGCCAGGAAGCCCGACGAGACCCGCATTTATCGTCTGTCGGAAGAGTTGCGGAGGTTGTTGCTCATTGGTGCTTCGAGAGACAATACCGCGGGCGTCGATCCCTTCGCGAGCCCACCCTCCCCTGTCCCTACCACGACGGTTCATGCGAAAACTTTGGAGAGGTATGCCACCGCAGCTCGTCTCCACTTGATCAACCACGGACACGTTTCCCACCGCGCGGATCATCCTCCGCAAGTCATCATGCCAGACATCCGCACGTTGATCGTGACGGCGGACGAACCAACGCACAACGCGATCGCCACTTACTTCGCCCAGCGCGACTCGGACCAACAGGTGTTGATTCGCAGCTTCATCCTCGAGGTTGAGCAAGGCTGGCTGCCCTGGAGCGACTACGGTCTGCAAGAACCGTCCAAAGATGGACTGCAGGTTCAGGGCATTCTGAGCAAGGAGCAGGGGCAGAAGTTGCTGACACACGTCCAGTCCGACAAGAGTGTCCAAAGCCTCACGGCCGCCCCCTCGGTAGCGACGCGTTCAGGCCAGCGCACGCATGTGGACATGGTGAGGGAGTTCATTTATCCCACCGAGTTCGACCCGCCGCAACTGGCGCAACCACCCACCACCAAGGACGGCAAGCCCATCCCAGGTCTCGGCAACCTGCCCATCTTCCCCACCACGCCCACCGCATTTGAAATGCGCCCCGTGGGACTGAGGATGGAATTTGACCCTGTCGTTCAGCCCGGCAACGTCCACCGCATCGAACTCTATTGGGAGATTACTGACTTCCTTGGGTTCATGAATTACGGCAACCCGATCAAGGCCCAGGTCAAAGATCAAAACGGCAAGGAGAAGGAATTGCTGATCTCCGAGAACAAGATTCAGCAGCCGATCTTTGAAACTCTGAAACTCACCACAAGTTTCTCCGCTCGTGATGGAGAGTATGTGGTGATCGGTGGCATCAGACCCCAGCGCCGCGCTCCGACCCCTGTGGACTCAAGCGCTGTGTTCACCCCGGCCATGCCAAAACCGAAATCCGCCGACCCATCCAAGCCATCGATGTACATCCTGATTCTACAGCCCACCGTGGTGACGAACGCTGCGACAAAATAGTGAGGCAGGGCACAATGAGGCTGAGAGGTGGCCTGCCGACCAAGCGGTAGCACTGCTCGTGGTGCATGCCCCCTCTCCCTTGCTCCCACTCCAGGGTGCGAGGCACTCACAAGCACTACCAAAGCGGCGGCTCCTGCATGCACTCGTAGGGTGGTTTGCTTCTCTGAAGAGCCTGCCATTTCGAAAGCCACTCAGATTTCCCAACATCACAACACCCCCAACGTCTGGAGACGAAGTCGCTGTGGAGTGCGGCGTGAAGCGCCGCTTTCGCGCCCCTCGTAATCATCTCCCAACAGATGACTGGCAGCAGCGGCACTGGCCCGCTCAGTTTCGCGCCAGCGTCTTGAAGGTCGGTGGCTCGACACCGCTTTCGCCAGCAGGTTACGCGGACAACGAGCGTAGTGGGTGGCCTGGTGATGATGCGGTCAACCGTGAGCAGTACGCGCCCCCACTCCCCTGCTCTCACCTCACGGTACGAGGAACTCACAAGCGCCACCAAAGCGGCGATTCTCGCGCGCATTCCCAAAGATGCTTCGCATCCAGGTGCTGGAAGCCTTGGGTTCTTTTGAAAGCTCCCACGGCTTTCGACATTGAATGTCCAGCATCTTGGCCACGCATTCCAGCCTGCCCGGACATTCATCTGTCGCGACGCCCCCCACTTTTCAACCACCCCAAAACAGCGGTGTAGTTGTCGACGTAAGGAGGCACTAACTGAAGCGTCTGCGGCATGATTCTCGCCTTCGAACACCAACCACCCAGTGCTCCGCCCCCAACCGGCCGAGCGGACACCTTGGACCCTTGCCCCTTTCCCAGCCACATCACCAAAGACCGTGAAATTTGTGCCAGCCAAGGAACCTGGGGTGGTGAAGCATAGACTGACAGGCTTCAGATGGCCTGTGCCCAGGAAGCTCGGGGAGCGCACGCATCCTGCGTGCTGTTTGCGGCATCTTGCCGCGAACGTCAGTCAGCGCATGACATCAGGTCCGACTGACGTGGGTGTTTTGATGGCGATGGGAAGAAAGCAGATGCTATCGGCCTTCCCACCTGATCGTCCTCTGCGGGGGGACCCAACGTTGACTCGTCCCGCCTTGCGGGACTCGTCCAACCACTGGGCTGTGCTACAAATCCCCTTCGGGGATTGGGGATTAACTGACGGACTGAGCAGGAGTTGGTTTCTTGGTAGCCCCCAATGCGCGAGGTGGGTCGATCCTCCTCACGTCGGCAACTGCATCGGCATTGGAAGCTGGCAGGCAGAAGGCACATCCCAGACCTCTTGTTTGCTGAGGCAGCCTGAAGAGCTTGTCCGCCGCAAAGGCTTGAACAACCGTCCCGGTGCTTGTTCCCGCGTCCGCCAATGTCCCCAAGAGCCGGGACGGCTCTTCCACCTTGTACAAGGCATCCGCCCAGATCTCCAAACTGCACAACACCCCCAATACCTGGCGACGAAGTCGCTGTGGAGGGCGTGCGGGAACCGCCGCTTTTGCGGCCCTGGTGATCATCTCCCATCAGACGACTCCAACAGCGGCATCGGCCATCCCAACCTCGCGGCAGCGTCTTGGAGTGCTGGTGGCTCGACACCGCTTTCGCCGGCGGATGACAGGGACA contains these protein-coding regions:
- a CDS encoding BlaI/MecI/CopY family transcriptional regulator → MAELPALSKREREIMDIVFARGSVTVSDLLSEMSDPPTRSALRSLLTILEDKGHLQHGKQGREFTYRPTIARQEAGRSALSRAIHTFFSGSLGKALAAHLSDPGASYSEEELRSISEFIESKRKEHTRTASSLSTQTPPSPKSKS
- a CDS encoding M56 family metallopeptidase: MNLMLLNHSDLAALSPLLVTFTVQVTLLFLASGLALGTFGQRWSASNRHALLLATALLVPLLIPTSMALQNQGVSWTILTTEAEGATKLPGASGSWKLASAPSPEEPQAEPGSFTPTSPPSGGAGDSGPAQEWDTTHYLVAIWATGLLAGAAWLMLGLLQLAGVARMSHQASSHLQAALDRQLAHWAWAPGFQVKLLRGRPGEIPMTWGVFQHVITLPPEADGWPAYALRTVLRHELGHVARRDFLWLTCARVCLLACWFHPLAWWLLKELARSAEHASDDLATASISGRAAYARNLVQVVSRCHTPGRFGLTSPFRLALAMARSSALRRRVEALMEHQRDRAPYRRALLKWQAPACALLVLALGSFTACKQENRVETVEPPVPAAGLAGSTDDGVDASPARKPDETRIYRLSEELRRLLLIGASRDNTAGVDPFASPPSPVPTTTVHAKTLERYATAARLHLINHGHVSHRADHPPQVIMPDIRTLIVTADEPTHNAIATYFAQRDSDQQVLIRSFILEVEQGWLPWSDYGLQEPSKDGLQVQGILSKEQGQKLLTHVQSDKSVQSLTAAPSVATRSGQRTHVDMVREFIYPTEFDPPQLAQPPTTKDGKPIPGLGNLPIFPTTPTAFEMRPVGLRMEFDPVVQPGNVHRIELYWEITDFLGFMNYGNPIKAQVKDQNGKEKELLISENKIQQPIFETLKLTTSFSARDGEYVVIGGIRPQRRAPTPVDSSAVFTPAMPKPKSADPSKPSMYILILQPTVVTNAATK